The following are encoded together in the Scytonema millei VB511283 genome:
- a CDS encoding condensation domain-containing protein, whose amino-acid sequence MATLTTDPNLFQSLVRLSTEQRQLFELLLKKQGEDLAQFGIPKRTISELMPLSYSQEKIWTIAQLTPDSFVDNVPVAFHVSGELNLPVFEKSVNLLIERNEILRTTCKVRDRQPIQTLMPTFKPWVKTIDLSSFTREERLERAANRAKEIAQMPFDLSQDVLFRATVFCLGEQEFLMLLVTHQFAIDGLSVRFLLQELAILYKAILVGDRPSLPEPNIQYADFAVWQRQWFSDAIFEPQITYWKKQLSSVPSQLQLPIYQSRQFATLEAGCEKFEFSLTLSDKLRALCRQQGVTSFMAFVALFQIILHRCTLENDISIGTIISNRNRSEIEKVVGNFANNLLLRTTFSNDLNFGDVLAKVRETILDAYTYQDVPFQCLAESLKSLPQFQALLLVRDSTTAQNLALPDLQVQDFPVNLGVTRMELNLDITDSGKGSIFGKLEYKSALFEASTIKQILKNLQALLESVTENQDRKIADIVLPEAIDCSLYNENLQDKSTTAQISSKQVVAPTTEMEKELVAIWSEILGHPQVGIHNNFFELGGHSLLAVKLFAEMEKRFGKNLPLSTLFQAPTINQLADIVQRTEETVSWSPLVTIQAGDSKKLPLFCVHGAGFNVLIYRDVALNLGSDQPVYGLQARGLDGNRPVHLDFESIAADYIREVQSVQPEGPYMIGGLSNGGCIAFEMAQQLHAQGQEVILLALFDTYTPDAIALLPPLPRFLSSVNYLRQHMLPPYLLKVRSQPQILLSELQVALGAIGKVLRQSKAGTQALEREKKRALFSKVHTQKSSSMFADPEDISASSFLEQRLAQISQYILQRSSWSFLTPSTQLDEMDDVISTNLKNLEEIYSKGQETYNPQPYSGKVTVFKAGETPPGHQVDAKLGWSRIAQAGVEVYEIPGNHTSIMASPLLAEKLRLCIEKAVGS is encoded by the coding sequence ATGGCAACACTTACTACAGATCCCAATCTTTTTCAAAGTTTAGTTAGATTATCAACAGAACAACGTCAGTTATTTGAACTACTACTCAAAAAGCAAGGTGAGGATTTAGCTCAATTTGGTATTCCGAAGCGAACGATATCCGAGCTGATGCCGCTGTCATATTCTCAGGAAAAAATTTGGACGATTGCACAGTTAACTCCAGATTCATTCGTTGATAACGTACCTGTGGCTTTTCATGTTTCTGGAGAGCTGAATTTACCAGTCTTTGAAAAAAGTGTAAATCTTCTGATCGAGCGGAATGAAATTTTACGGACTACATGTAAAGTTCGCGATCGCCAGCCAATTCAAACTTTAATGCCTACCTTTAAACCTTGGGTAAAGACAATCGATCTCAGTAGTTTTACTCGGGAAGAAAGATTAGAACGTGCTGCAAATAGAGCGAAAGAAATTGCACAGATGCCATTCGATCTATCACAAGATGTGCTTTTTCGAGCTACAGTATTTTGCCTTGGGGAACAAGAGTTTCTCATGCTCCTGGTGACGCATCAGTTTGCCATTGATGGATTGTCTGTCAGATTTTTACTGCAAGAATTAGCAATTTTGTACAAAGCAATTTTAGTTGGCGATCGCCCATCTCTTCCAGAGCCAAATATCCAATATGCTGACTTCGCAGTTTGGCAGCGACAATGGTTTTCTGATGCAATCTTTGAACCGCAAATTACTTACTGGAAAAAACAGCTCAGCAGCGTGCCGTCACAGTTACAATTACCCATTTATCAAAGTCGTCAATTTGCCACGCTTGAAGCAGGATGTGAAAAATTTGAGTTTTCCCTAACTTTATCTGATAAATTAAGAGCGTTATGTCGCCAGCAAGGTGTCACATCCTTCATGGCATTTGTAGCTTTGTTTCAAATCATCCTACATCGCTGTACGTTAGAAAATGACATAAGTATCGGTACGATTATTTCAAATCGTAACCGTAGCGAAATCGAGAAAGTTGTAGGAAACTTCGCTAACAACCTTCTCCTCCGTACAACCTTTTCTAACGATTTGAACTTTGGTGATGTTTTAGCAAAAGTTCGAGAGACAATCCTTGATGCTTATACTTATCAAGATGTACCTTTTCAATGCTTAGCTGAATCTTTAAAAAGCCTGCCTCAATTTCAAGCCTTGCTGTTGGTAAGAGATAGTACCACGGCTCAAAATTTGGCTCTACCCGATCTTCAAGTGCAAGACTTTCCAGTCAATCTGGGTGTTACTCGAATGGAATTGAACTTGGACATCACCGATAGTGGCAAAGGTTCTATTTTTGGAAAGCTAGAGTACAAATCAGCATTATTTGAAGCGTCAACCATCAAACAAATTTTGAAGAATTTGCAAGCTCTGTTAGAAAGCGTGACTGAAAATCAAGATCGGAAAATCGCCGATATCGTACTGCCTGAAGCGATCGATTGTTCCCTATACAATGAGAATTTACAAGACAAATCAACTACGGCACAAATCTCTAGCAAACAAGTTGTAGCTCCTACAACAGAGATGGAAAAAGAACTTGTCGCAATATGGTCGGAAATTCTGGGTCATCCGCAAGTTGGCATCCACAATAACTTTTTTGAGTTAGGTGGTCATTCTCTATTAGCTGTGAAACTATTTGCTGAGATGGAGAAGCGGTTTGGGAAAAACTTACCGCTATCTACTCTATTTCAAGCACCAACTATTAACCAGCTAGCCGATATTGTCCAACGTACTGAAGAGACAGTTTCTTGGTCTCCTCTAGTGACTATTCAAGCTGGTGACTCCAAGAAACTCCCACTTTTCTGCGTACACGGTGCTGGATTTAACGTACTGATCTATCGTGATGTAGCACTCAATTTAGGCTCAGACCAACCTGTATATGGATTGCAAGCGAGGGGTTTAGATGGCAATAGACCCGTACACCTAGACTTTGAGAGTATTGCAGCTGACTACATTCGTGAAGTTCAGTCTGTTCAACCTGAAGGACCCTATATGATAGGAGGGTTATCAAATGGCGGTTGTATTGCATTTGAAATGGCGCAACAACTTCACGCTCAGGGACAAGAAGTGATTTTGCTAGCTTTGTTCGATACTTATACTCCAGATGCTATTGCGCTACTTCCTCCTTTGCCACGATTTCTATCCTCTGTTAATTATCTTCGGCAGCACATGCTTCCTCCTTACCTGCTAAAAGTGCGATCGCAGCCTCAGATTTTACTGAGCGAGTTGCAAGTAGCTTTGGGAGCAATTGGGAAAGTTTTGCGACAATCTAAAGCTGGAACACAGGCATTAGAGCGAGAAAAGAAGCGTGCCTTGTTCTCAAAAGTTCATACGCAAAAGTCAAGTTCTATGTTTGCAGATCCAGAGGATATTTCAGCCTCTAGTTTTTTGGAACAGAGATTAGCTCAAATCAGCCAATATATTCTCCAACGTTCTTCATGGTCATTTCTCACGCCGTCAACTCAGCTTGATGAAATGGATGATGTCATATCCACAAATCTGAAGAATTTAGAGGAGATTTATAGCAAAGGTCAAGAGACTTACAACCCTCAGCCATATTCAGGAAAAGTGACTGTCTTTAAAGCTGGAGAAACTCCTCCAGGTCATCAGGTAGATGCTAAATTGGGATGGAGTCGTATTGCTCAAGCTGGAGTCGAAGTGTATGAGATTCCTGGTAATCATACGTCTATCATGGCATCTCCACTTTTAGCGGAAAAATTGAGATTGTGTATTGAAAAGGCTGTCGGCAGCTGA
- the cbiM gene encoding cobalt transporter CbiM, whose translation MPIVPLMQALSSGWLYHPIQPYLALHIPDGFLNLPVIAVTWILAIALIAISLNRVQADYQEKAVPLMGVCAAFIFAAQMINFPIPGGTSGHLLGGTLAGALLGPWAGTLVMTVVFIVQAVVFQDGGLTVLGANIFNMGLIGTFAGYYLYKAIRFAIGRNKLSGMAVGAAVAAWASVMIAAIICAIQLAVSGTVPLAVAIGAMATWHVLIGIGEAAITVVALVFIWRTRPDMFYDPPRRAVSPRNRIGVGS comes from the coding sequence ATGCCAATCGTTCCATTGATGCAAGCTCTTTCTTCTGGTTGGTTGTATCATCCTATACAGCCATATTTAGCATTGCATATCCCAGATGGCTTTTTAAACCTACCCGTAATTGCTGTTACCTGGATACTAGCGATCGCCCTGATCGCTATATCTCTAAATCGCGTGCAGGCAGACTACCAGGAAAAGGCAGTGCCTCTAATGGGCGTTTGCGCTGCATTTATCTTCGCCGCACAGATGATCAACTTTCCCATTCCAGGTGGTACATCCGGTCATTTGCTGGGAGGTACTCTAGCAGGAGCGCTTTTAGGTCCTTGGGCGGGAACGCTAGTGATGACAGTCGTATTCATCGTGCAAGCAGTGGTGTTTCAAGATGGAGGCTTGACGGTATTAGGAGCCAACATCTTCAATATGGGTCTGATCGGCACGTTTGCCGGTTACTACCTTTACAAAGCAATTCGCTTTGCCATTGGTAGAAATAAATTATCAGGGATGGCTGTAGGAGCAGCAGTCGCGGCTTGGGCGAGTGTCATGATTGCCGCGATTATTTGTGCGATTCAACTTGCTGTCTCTGGAACCGTTCCTTTGGCAGTTGCAATCGGAGCAATGGCAACATGGCACGTCCTGATTGGGATTGGTGAAGCCGCAATTACAGTTGTAGCGCTTGTCTTCATCTGGCGGACTCGCCCCGATATGTTTTACGATCCACCCCGTCGGGCTGTATCGCCAAGAAACAGAATAGGAGTTGGGAGCTAG
- a CDS encoding PDGLE domain-containing protein has translation MSNNLTRSRNRAFAIAGLGIALIVAVFLSPFASQDPDGLDRVSQDLKFEDKAAEDAPASKLPFYSIFDEYALRGVPEGIATPIAGLVGTLATFGLAWGIGKLVVRGESSPSDESDR, from the coding sequence ATGAGTAATAATTTGACGCGATCGCGTAACCGTGCTTTTGCGATCGCTGGATTGGGAATTGCCCTAATCGTTGCCGTTTTCCTCTCTCCCTTTGCTAGCCAAGATCCCGATGGCTTAGACAGAGTTTCCCAAGACCTTAAATTTGAAGACAAAGCCGCAGAGGATGCCCCAGCTAGCAAGTTACCTTTTTACTCCATTTTCGATGAATATGCCCTTCGAGGAGTTCCTGAAGGGATAGCAACCCCCATAGCTGGGTTAGTCGGTACGCTGGCTACTTTCGGCTTAGCTTGGGGAATAGGGAAATTAGTTGTCCGTGGTGAGTCTAGCCCCTCCGACGAAAGCGATCGGTAA
- the cbiQ gene encoding cobalt ECF transporter T component CbiQ — translation MTLLHIGAFHLDIDSHKNTVWHALAPRTRILCVLLMVFAIVLTPNGRWWTWGIYAVAVISLLFLTRITLPVLLKRIAVELSFVGVVLLGTLFRDGGEVIWAWGFLRITTTGLTVLGSVTLKALLSLMMLNLLTLTTSVPALLNGLLELRIPPLLVATIASMYRYLGVLIGEFNAMRRAAACRNLMTNRYWQRLVIGNTIGSLFIRTYDRGERIHHAMLSRGYRGAFPVEKIPSAGRRDIVALALTLIAMLAGQSVYLFIK, via the coding sequence ATGACACTATTACATATTGGGGCATTTCATCTAGATATTGATAGCCACAAAAATACTGTTTGGCACGCCCTTGCACCACGCACTCGCATTTTGTGTGTTTTACTGATGGTTTTTGCCATTGTCTTGACTCCCAACGGACGCTGGTGGACGTGGGGAATCTACGCCGTAGCCGTTATTAGCTTATTATTCCTCACTCGCATTACTTTACCCGTACTGCTCAAACGCATAGCCGTGGAATTGTCCTTTGTAGGTGTAGTTTTACTCGGGACTTTGTTTCGGGATGGAGGCGAGGTTATTTGGGCATGGGGATTTTTACGCATCACCACCACAGGATTAACCGTATTGGGTAGCGTCACGCTGAAGGCGTTGCTATCGCTCATGATGTTAAATTTACTGACTTTAACGACATCAGTGCCAGCTTTGTTAAATGGTTTATTAGAATTACGTATTCCACCTTTACTCGTTGCAACTATTGCTTCTATGTATCGCTATTTGGGTGTATTGATAGGTGAATTCAACGCGATGCGACGGGCAGCAGCCTGTCGTAATTTAATGACTAATAGGTACTGGCAGCGATTAGTTATTGGAAATACGATTGGTTCTCTATTCATTCGGACTTACGATCGCGGCGAACGAATTCATCATGCTATGTTATCGCGAGGTTATCGGGGAGCATTTCCAGTTGAAAAAATCCCCTCAGCAGGAAGACGCGACATTGTAGCTTTAGCGCTAACTTTAATTGCGATGCTAGCAGGACAAAGCGTTTATTTATTTATAAAGTGA
- a CDS encoding energy-coupling factor ABC transporter ATP-binding protein, producing MENLSYAYPDGTQALRKVNLAIAAGERVALIGANGSGKSTLQLHLNGIILPQEGRVMVGKWTVQPDNLQLIRNFVGLVFQNPDNQIFMPTVWEDIAFGPMNLGLRGEELHKRVLQAMAHVNIDPEWYGHRSTENLSGGEKKRIAIAGVLAMQPQILVLDEPSAQLDPRSRRQSIELLKSLPITQLVATHDLDLALDLCDRTVVLSQGQVVYDGTTERVMGDAKFLLEHALEPPLSYSRPYCNLADAPWKGEVVSRKS from the coding sequence GTGGAAAATCTCAGTTATGCCTACCCTGATGGTACGCAGGCACTTAGGAAAGTGAATTTGGCGATCGCTGCTGGCGAACGAGTTGCCTTAATTGGGGCGAATGGTTCGGGAAAATCGACATTACAGCTACACTTAAACGGAATTATTCTGCCTCAAGAAGGTAGGGTAATGGTAGGAAAGTGGACTGTGCAACCAGACAATTTACAATTAATTCGGAATTTTGTCGGGCTGGTATTTCAAAATCCTGACAATCAAATATTTATGCCCACAGTCTGGGAAGATATAGCTTTTGGTCCGATGAATTTGGGTTTGCGGGGAGAAGAATTGCATAAACGAGTTTTGCAAGCGATGGCACATGTAAACATCGATCCAGAATGGTACGGACATCGCAGCACGGAGAACCTCTCAGGAGGAGAGAAAAAAAGAATTGCGATCGCGGGTGTTTTGGCTATGCAACCCCAGATCTTAGTGCTTGACGAACCCTCAGCGCAACTCGATCCTCGTTCCCGCCGCCAATCGATTGAATTGCTCAAATCTCTTCCGATTACTCAACTCGTTGCCACCCACGACTTAGACTTAGCTTTAGATTTGTGCGATCGCACCGTGGTTTTGAGTCAGGGTCAAGTGGTTTACGACGGTACAACCGAACGAGTCATGGGTGATGCCAAATTCTTACTAGAACACGCCCTCGAACCACCACTTAGCTACAGTCGTCCCTACTGTAATTTGGCAGATGCACCTTGGAAGGGAGAAGTCGTAAGTCGTAAGTCGTAA
- a CDS encoding multicopper oxidase domain-containing protein — MPNKFFLSKSKIWNRRQLLQWGLAGVGTAGAAAVGLHFASRSHSAVRVPPIPPSDPSDDRGLQPMTVLRNFDYGTLKRENGRNIREFRITAQNTTIQLNRAVVFNTWNFNNRIPGPTLRAKQGDFVRVVFLNQGGHSHSMHFHGIHPTEEDGVRPIRHGAATVYEFEAKPYGIHLYHCHAEPVTRHIGKGLYGMFIIDPPQGRPPADEMILVMGGFDVDEDKHNELYAFNGLPDYYHMHPIPVYQNQLIRLYLLNMIELDPAVTFHIHANFFKVYPTGMTLNPSHESDVITMGTAERHILEFAYPYTGKYMFHPHQDAIAEAGCMGYFDVIGQA; from the coding sequence ATGCCGAACAAATTTTTTCTGAGCAAATCCAAAATTTGGAACCGCCGCCAATTGTTGCAATGGGGGTTAGCGGGTGTGGGAACTGCTGGTGCTGCTGCTGTAGGGCTACACTTTGCATCCCGAAGTCATTCCGCCGTGCGCGTGCCACCCATACCACCTAGCGATCCCTCAGACGATCGTGGTTTGCAACCCATGACCGTTCTCAGAAATTTCGATTACGGCACGCTGAAACGAGAAAACGGACGGAATATTCGCGAATTTCGGATTACAGCTCAAAATACGACGATTCAACTCAATCGCGCTGTTGTTTTTAATACCTGGAATTTTAACAATCGCATTCCAGGACCAACTTTACGCGCCAAACAAGGCGATTTCGTCCGCGTTGTCTTTCTCAATCAAGGCGGACATTCTCATTCAATGCACTTTCACGGCATTCATCCTACAGAAGAAGATGGCGTGCGTCCGATTCGGCACGGTGCGGCAACAGTTTACGAATTTGAGGCAAAGCCATATGGCATTCATCTCTACCACTGTCACGCCGAGCCTGTGACCCGTCACATCGGTAAGGGATTGTACGGTATGTTCATCATCGATCCGCCTCAAGGACGACCGCCAGCGGATGAAATGATTTTAGTTATGGGTGGCTTTGATGTGGATGAAGATAAGCACAACGAGCTGTATGCCTTTAATGGTTTGCCGGATTACTACCACATGCACCCAATACCTGTTTACCAAAATCAACTCATTCGGCTTTATTTGCTGAACATGATCGAGTTAGATCCGGCGGTGACATTTCACATTCACGCTAACTTCTTCAAGGTTTATCCCACGGGGATGACTCTCAACCCCAGCCACGAATCAGATGTCATCACAATGGGGACAGCCGAACGTCATATTTTAGAATTTGCCTACCCTTATACGGGCAAGTATATGTTTCATCCCCATCAAGACGCGATCGCCGAAGCAGGATGCATGGGCTATTTTGACGTGATTGGTCAAGCATAA
- a CDS encoding helix-hairpin-helix domain-containing protein, which translates to MSAAMLAIVVSCTQQTPDTSNNPSPAPATNTSASAPNHQQHGGKEQININTAILSELDKFEAMLGVPALSNKIQASRPYANPEELVSKNVVTQEQFDKIKDMVTVEDVVLTGEAKDVDYMSKLGLMKGHLIVAKELLDKQLPKQAEPHIGHPVEEIYVDVEDQLNERNVKEFKTTLIGLQDLIKAQPKSDKVQADFSASMQAVDGAIAALPEKERSSAAFNLQVINELLDAANSEYGAAIANGKISAAIEYQDSRGFVIYANNLYQKIADQMAKENPEAHKTIETSLKDLAKAWPSPVPPAKPVNTPEEVTQLVKAIEQNSQQVISKSNPSA; encoded by the coding sequence ATGAGCGCTGCAATGTTGGCGATCGTTGTTAGTTGCACTCAACAAACACCAGATACCAGTAACAATCCCTCTCCAGCCCCTGCAACGAATACAAGCGCCTCTGCACCCAACCATCAACAACACGGTGGAAAAGAGCAAATTAACATCAACACTGCCATCCTTTCAGAATTAGATAAATTTGAAGCCATGTTGGGCGTACCTGCCTTGTCTAATAAAATTCAAGCCAGCCGCCCCTACGCTAACCCCGAAGAACTCGTCTCTAAAAATGTCGTCACCCAAGAGCAATTCGACAAAATTAAGGACATGGTAACGGTAGAAGATGTGGTGCTGACTGGGGAAGCTAAAGATGTAGACTACATGTCCAAACTCGGCTTGATGAAAGGACACTTAATCGTAGCAAAAGAGTTACTCGACAAGCAGCTACCGAAGCAAGCAGAACCCCACATCGGACACCCAGTAGAAGAAATCTACGTAGATGTGGAAGATCAGCTTAACGAACGCAACGTCAAAGAATTTAAGACAACTTTGATTGGCTTGCAAGATTTAATTAAAGCTCAACCCAAGTCCGATAAAGTGCAAGCCGACTTTTCAGCTTCTATGCAAGCAGTAGACGGCGCGATCGCGGCATTACCAGAAAAGGAGCGTTCCTCTGCCGCATTTAACCTGCAAGTCATCAACGAATTACTCGATGCTGCTAACTCCGAATATGGTGCGGCGATCGCTAATGGTAAAATTTCAGCTGCGATTGAGTACCAAGACTCCCGTGGTTTTGTCATCTATGCCAACAACCTTTATCAAAAGATCGCCGACCAAATGGCAAAGGAAAACCCCGAAGCACACAAGACAATAGAGACTAGTCTAAAAGACCTTGCCAAAGCTTGGCCCTCTCCCGTTCCACCAGCCAAACCTGTCAACACTCCCGAGGAAGTAACCCAGTTAGTCAAGGCGATCGAGCAAAACTCGCAGCAAGTTATTAGCAAATCTAATCCCTCTGCCTAA
- a CDS encoding ferritin-like domain-containing protein produces the protein MRELDQKQTIELLNSIMEFELAGVVRYTHYSLMVTGPNRIPIVEFFKLQATESLTHAQQVGEILTGLDGHPSLRIAPMEETYKHTVRDILEESLSHERKALDLYKKLLDTVEDASVYLEEFARTMIGTEELHNIEIKKMLRDFSGSAV, from the coding sequence ATGCGCGAACTCGACCAAAAACAGACAATCGAACTGCTAAACTCCATCATGGAGTTTGAACTGGCGGGGGTAGTACGCTACACCCATTACTCTTTGATGGTGACTGGTCCCAACCGGATTCCAATTGTCGAGTTTTTCAAACTGCAAGCTACCGAGTCTCTCACCCATGCCCAACAAGTAGGAGAAATTTTAACTGGTTTGGACGGACATCCCAGCCTGAGAATTGCTCCGATGGAGGAAACCTACAAGCATACGGTACGGGATATTTTGGAAGAAAGTCTTTCTCACGAACGGAAAGCGCTAGATTTATATAAAAAACTGCTCGATACTGTAGAAGATGCCAGCGTTTATCTAGAAGAATTTGCCCGTACCATGATTGGCACGGAAGAACTGCACAACATCGAAATTAAAAAGATGCTGCGCGACTTTAGTGGTAGTGCTGTGTAA
- a CDS encoding FTR1 family iron permease, with protein MNFSAALPTFVITLREGVEAALVVGIVLALLKKAKQSKLNSWVYAGVGVGIAASALVGLLFSAIIQALGSINPEYTPVVEPLMEGAFSVVAIAMLSWMLIWMTRQARFLKAEVEGTVTAALKQDNGAGWGVFSLIFIAVLREGFETVLFIAANFQQGFFPAIGAIGGLVTAIAIGVLLFKWGVKINIRLFFQIMGVLLLLIVAGLVVSALAHFDTAVATLAKLDRQSESLCFYYERFTRNPSCILGPRVWNTSKILPDEQFPGVILKALFGYRDDLFLVQVISYIGFLVTVGGIYFRSLGMGASKPKSEAAT; from the coding sequence ATGAATTTTAGTGCCGCTCTACCTACTTTTGTCATTACTCTGCGGGAGGGAGTAGAAGCAGCCCTCGTCGTGGGGATCGTTTTGGCTCTGCTCAAGAAAGCCAAACAGAGCAAACTCAACTCCTGGGTTTATGCTGGTGTTGGAGTTGGAATTGCCGCGAGTGCGTTGGTGGGGTTGTTATTCAGTGCCATTATTCAAGCTCTAGGTTCAATAAATCCTGAATATACTCCAGTGGTAGAGCCACTGATGGAAGGAGCCTTCAGTGTTGTGGCGATCGCTATGCTTAGCTGGATGCTGATTTGGATGACTCGTCAAGCGCGGTTTTTGAAGGCGGAAGTGGAAGGGACGGTAACGGCGGCGCTCAAACAAGACAATGGTGCGGGTTGGGGCGTTTTTAGCTTAATTTTCATTGCCGTACTGCGAGAAGGCTTTGAAACCGTCTTATTCATTGCTGCCAATTTTCAACAAGGTTTTTTTCCAGCGATTGGGGCAATTGGTGGTTTAGTGACGGCGATCGCGATCGGAGTTTTGTTATTTAAGTGGGGCGTAAAAATCAATATTCGCCTCTTTTTCCAAATCATGGGCGTTCTGTTATTGCTGATTGTGGCAGGGTTAGTTGTTTCTGCACTAGCACATTTTGACACTGCTGTTGCTACTCTTGCCAAATTAGATCGACAGTCAGAAAGTCTGTGTTTTTATTACGAACGCTTCACCCGCAATCCTTCTTGTATTCTGGGACCAAGAGTATGGAACACCTCGAAAATTTTACCAGACGAGCAATTTCCTGGCGTAATTTTAAAAGCCTTATTTGGCTATCGAGACGACCTATTTTTAGTCCAAGTGATATCTTACATAGGGTTTTTAGTGACTGTAGGCGGGATTTATTTCCGCAGTTTAGGTATGGGTGCAAGTAAGCCAAAATCAGAGGCAGCGACTTAA
- a CDS encoding glycosyltransferase codes for MIKKRNLMLFDLSILGHHAAYIKYLIQYWGDRQLADRLDVVVSPMFLEKHADVVELVNEYNQNNIQVVAIAAAEDAALKSRNSKLKRTWRNFQEWQLLCRYAKFLNASECLIMYLDTCQIPLALGFKSPCKVSGIYFKPTFHYSDFSSYVPSRKSFLQQYREKTVIARMLKHPQLKTLFCLDPFVIKHLARLNSHVAAVHLPDPVQVDRHVSEIIQPELLKTKLSIDANRQIFLLFGSFEAERKGVYQTLEAISQLPSNLSGQICLLIVGNAYPPEQAAIQSQIKRVQQSQPVQILTQFEYISEDTVQAYFQLADVILAPYQRHIGMSGILLLAAAAQKPVLSSNYGLMGEMVKRYQLGLGVDSTIPSEIAQGLTQFLTDAATLGDRISMKQFAEQNTAEEYAKVIFQHV; via the coding sequence GTGATAAAAAAACGCAATTTGATGCTATTTGACCTCTCTATTTTAGGTCATCATGCAGCATACATTAAATACCTCATACAATATTGGGGCGATCGCCAGTTAGCAGATAGACTCGACGTAGTTGTATCACCAATGTTTCTTGAAAAACATGCTGATGTTGTCGAACTCGTTAACGAATATAATCAAAATAATATTCAAGTAGTAGCGATCGCCGCTGCAGAAGACGCTGCGCTCAAATCTCGAAATTCCAAGTTGAAGCGTACTTGGCGCAACTTTCAAGAATGGCAGCTACTTTGTCGATATGCTAAATTTTTAAATGCTAGTGAGTGTCTGATTATGTATTTAGATACTTGTCAAATTCCCCTAGCTCTAGGATTCAAGTCACCTTGCAAAGTATCTGGAATATACTTCAAGCCAACTTTTCACTATAGCGACTTTAGTAGCTACGTACCTTCTAGAAAAAGTTTTCTGCAACAATATCGGGAGAAAACTGTCATAGCACGGATGCTAAAACATCCACAATTGAAGACTCTCTTCTGTCTCGATCCCTTTGTCATCAAACATTTGGCTCGATTAAATTCTCATGTAGCAGCCGTACATTTACCAGATCCAGTCCAAGTCGATCGCCATGTTTCTGAAATCATACAGCCAGAACTTCTCAAAACAAAATTAAGTATTGATGCTAATCGGCAAATATTTCTTCTGTTTGGTTCGTTTGAAGCTGAACGTAAAGGAGTGTATCAAACGCTGGAAGCGATATCGCAGTTGCCATCAAATCTTAGCGGACAAATCTGTCTCTTAATTGTCGGCAATGCATATCCGCCAGAGCAAGCAGCCATCCAATCTCAAATCAAGCGGGTTCAACAGTCGCAACCCGTACAAATTCTGACGCAGTTTGAATATATTTCTGAAGATACCGTACAAGCATATTTTCAACTTGCTGATGTTATCTTAGCTCCATATCAGCGTCATATTGGTATGAGTGGTATTTTACTATTGGCTGCCGCAGCTCAAAAACCAGTTCTCAGTTCCAACTACGGTTTAATGGGAGAGATGGTAAAACGCTATCAGTTAGGACTAGGTGTAGATTCGACTATCCCAAGTGAAATTGCTCAAGGATTAACTCAATTTTTGACTGACGCTGCAACTTTAGGCGATCGCATTAGCATGAAACAGTTTGCCGAGCAAAATACTGCCGAGGAATACGCCAAGGTAATTTTTCAGCATGTATAA